A window of the Selenihalanaerobacter shriftii genome harbors these coding sequences:
- a CDS encoding dihydroorotase: MKRLLIKGGRVISPADGLNDKLDILIVDGKIAEISEEIEDAQAEMINALDKIVTPGLIDMHVHLREPGFEHKETIESGTKSAAAGGFTSVACMPNTNPVVDNATVVDSIMDRTKANAKVNVFPIGSITKELAGEELAEIGFMAEAGIVAVSDDGKTVKDSSLMRLALEYVKAFDLPVITHCEDETLVKEGVVNEGYYSTITGLPGIPTAAEEIMVARDIRLAEMTNTPLHIAHVSTKGAVEIIRAAKQRGVEVTAEVTPHHFTLTDEEITTFDTNIKVNPPLRSAEDVEAIKEGLVDGTIDVIATDHAPHAWEEKDVEFNYAPFGISGLETALSLVITELVKPGILTIEEAIEKLTINPAQVLNIDKGRLEVEKEADLTVIDLDEKYRVDIDKFYSKGKNTPFANQKLYGKPMLTIVNGKQVMKDNQIL, from the coding sequence TTGAAAAGACTACTAATTAAAGGTGGAAGAGTTATTAGTCCAGCTGATGGTTTAAATGACAAATTAGATATTCTAATTGTAGATGGTAAGATAGCAGAAATTAGTGAAGAGATTGAAGATGCTCAAGCAGAGATGATAAATGCACTTGATAAAATAGTAACTCCTGGTTTAATAGATATGCATGTTCATTTAAGAGAACCAGGTTTTGAGCATAAAGAGACAATTGAAAGTGGAACTAAGAGTGCGGCTGCCGGTGGCTTTACTTCTGTAGCCTGTATGCCTAATACTAATCCAGTTGTTGATAATGCTACAGTAGTTGATTCTATTATGGATAGAACAAAAGCAAACGCGAAAGTAAATGTTTTTCCAATTGGGAGTATTACTAAAGAATTGGCAGGTGAAGAATTAGCGGAAATTGGCTTTATGGCTGAAGCAGGAATAGTTGCTGTCTCTGATGATGGTAAAACGGTTAAAGATTCTTCATTAATGAGACTTGCTTTGGAATATGTTAAAGCTTTTGATCTACCAGTAATTACTCATTGTGAAGATGAAACATTAGTTAAGGAAGGCGTAGTAAATGAGGGATATTATTCAACAATTACTGGTCTTCCAGGAATACCAACAGCTGCCGAAGAAATTATGGTGGCTCGAGATATTAGATTAGCAGAAATGACTAATACTCCTTTGCATATTGCTCATGTAAGTACTAAAGGGGCAGTAGAGATAATTAGGGCAGCTAAGCAAAGAGGAGTAGAGGTTACTGCCGAAGTTACACCTCACCACTTTACTCTAACCGATGAAGAAATTACAACTTTTGATACTAATATTAAAGTGAATCCACCATTGAGGTCTGCCGAAGATGTAGAGGCTATTAAAGAAGGCTTAGTTGATGGAACAATCGATGTAATTGCAACTGATCATGCACCTCACGCTTGGGAAGAGAAAGATGTAGAATTCAATTACGCGCCTTTTGGAATTTCAGGTTTAGAGACGGCACTTTCCTTAGTAATTACTGAATTAGTAAAACCAGGGATTTTAACTATAGAAGAAGCTATTGAGAAATTAACTATTAATCCAGCCCAAGTTTTAAATATAGATAAAGGTAGATTAGAGGTTGAAAAGGAAGCAGATTTGACAGTGATTGATTTGGATGAAAAATATAGAGTTGATATAGATAAATTTTATTCTAAAGGCAAGAATACACCATTTGCTAATCAAAAGTTATATGGCAAACCTATGTTAACTATAGTGAATGGTAAACAGGTGATGAAGGATAATCAAATTCTATAA
- a CDS encoding aspartate carbamoyltransferase catalytic subunit, with the protein MSLKHKDLVDLKDLTKEEIELTLDTAESMKEIFTRSIKKVPTLRGKTVVSLFYEPSTRTKSSFDLAGKRLSADMMSLSVSTSSVVKGESLVDTAMNLEVMGADVVIIRHGIPGSPHLLAETIDAAVLNAGDGSHAHPTQALLDMYTIREKRGKIEGETVLIVGDIKHSRVARSNIWALNKLGAKVRVAGPPTLIPPEIERMGVEVYYDLQKALEGVDVVNILRIQLERQEGGFLPSLREYTKFYGINEEVLKLVGDDVTIMHPGPMNRGVEIMPEVAYGNDSVILEQVPNGVAIRMALLYLLTGGEQIEKTTN; encoded by the coding sequence ATGAGTTTGAAACATAAGGATCTTGTGGATTTAAAGGACTTGACTAAAGAAGAGATAGAGTTAACTTTAGACACAGCAGAATCTATGAAGGAGATATTTACCCGGTCTATTAAGAAGGTTCCTACTTTAAGGGGGAAGACAGTAGTCAGCCTCTTTTATGAACCTAGTACTCGAACTAAATCTTCATTTGATTTAGCAGGAAAACGGTTAAGTGCTGATATGATGAGTTTATCAGTGTCTACTAGTAGTGTAGTTAAAGGAGAGAGTTTAGTTGATACTGCCATGAATTTAGAAGTCATGGGAGCAGATGTAGTAATTATTCGGCACGGCATTCCAGGGTCTCCACATTTATTAGCAGAAACAATAGATGCTGCAGTTTTAAATGCTGGTGATGGTTCTCATGCCCATCCAACACAGGCTTTATTAGATATGTATACCATTAGAGAGAAAAGAGGTAAGATTGAAGGCGAGACAGTATTGATTGTGGGAGATATTAAGCATAGTAGAGTAGCTAGATCAAATATCTGGGCCTTAAATAAATTAGGAGCTAAGGTGAGAGTAGCTGGACCTCCAACTTTAATTCCACCAGAGATTGAGCGGATGGGAGTAGAAGTTTATTATGACTTACAGAAGGCATTAGAAGGAGTAGATGTAGTAAATATTTTAAGAATTCAGTTAGAACGACAGGAAGGTGGATTCTTACCTAGCTTAAGAGAGTATACAAAATTTTATGGAATAAATGAAGAGGTTTTGAAGCTAGTAGGTGATGATGTGACGATAATGCATCCTGGACCTATGAATCGAGGAGTAGAGATTATGCCTGAAGTTGCTTACGGAAATGACTCAGTAATTTTAGAACAAGTCCCTAATGGAGTGGCAATTAGAATGGCATTATTATACCTATTAACCGGAGGTGAGCAAATTGAAAAGACTACTAATTAA
- a CDS encoding uracil-xanthine permease family protein, whose translation MKKSLRAGELPISRKVILGIQHMFAMFGATVLVPNLTGLNPSVALFTSAVGTIIFHVITKGQVPAYLGSSFAFIAPIIAAKEAFGIPGAMIGSLTAGLIYILMSGVIRTIGTDFIEKYLPPVVVGPVIMTIGLGLAPTAKDMASAHLPTAIFTLAVTIVISIFAKGLLKVIPILIGIISGYIFAFYFGIVDLAPVQEAAWLAMPNFSLPSVSEFSASLPAVLIIAPIAIVTMVEHLGDVLALGSTVDREFIEEPGLHRTLLGDGVATAFAALLGGPPNTTYGENIGVLAITKVHNPVVIEFAAVFVLGMSFIQKVGALIRTIPPAVMGGIVILLFGMIAAIGLRTLIENQVDLSNNRNLVIVSTILVIGISGLAFNIPGLDVELAGMGLAAIVGIILNILLPESIQSNPQETE comes from the coding sequence GAATTTGACAGGTTTGAATCCGTCAGTAGCATTATTTACTTCAGCGGTAGGTACAATAATCTTTCATGTTATTACTAAAGGGCAGGTTCCGGCTTACCTAGGTTCATCATTTGCATTTATTGCTCCAATTATTGCGGCTAAAGAAGCTTTTGGGATTCCAGGGGCAATGATCGGGAGTTTAACTGCAGGTTTAATTTATATACTTATGTCAGGAGTAATTAGAACGATTGGAACAGATTTTATTGAGAAGTATTTGCCCCCAGTAGTAGTAGGACCGGTAATTATGACCATCGGTTTAGGTTTAGCTCCTACAGCTAAGGATATGGCATCTGCTCATTTACCGACAGCAATCTTTACTCTGGCTGTAACCATTGTTATTAGTATTTTTGCTAAAGGATTACTGAAAGTAATTCCTATCTTAATCGGAATTATTTCTGGATATATATTTGCATTCTATTTTGGAATTGTCGATTTAGCACCGGTACAGGAAGCTGCTTGGTTAGCTATGCCTAACTTCTCGCTACCGAGTGTAAGTGAGTTTTCGGCTAGTTTACCGGCTGTCTTAATTATAGCACCGATTGCAATTGTAACTATGGTAGAACATTTAGGAGATGTATTAGCTTTAGGTAGTACAGTAGATAGAGAATTCATTGAAGAGCCAGGTTTGCATAGAACCTTATTAGGAGATGGAGTTGCTACAGCATTTGCAGCATTATTAGGTGGACCGCCAAATACGACTTATGGTGAAAATATTGGAGTATTAGCAATTACTAAAGTACACAATCCAGTAGTTATCGAATTCGCTGCTGTCTTCGTCTTAGGAATGAGTTTTATTCAAAAGGTAGGGGCCTTAATTAGAACTATTCCACCGGCAGTTATGGGAGGAATTGTAATCCTACTCTTTGGAATGATTGCAGCCATAGGATTGAGGACTTTAATTGAAAACCAAGTTGACTTAAGTAATAATAGAAATTTAGTAATCGTTTCGACTATCTTAGTAATAGGAATTAGTGGGTTAGCATTTAATATCCCAGGTTTAGATGTTGAACTAGCAGGTATGGGGTTAGCTGCTATTGTAGGAATTATCTTAAATATCTTATTACCTGAAAGTATTCAATCTAATCCTCAGGAAACAGAATAG